One window of Robiginitalea biformata HTCC2501 genomic DNA carries:
- a CDS encoding superoxide dismutase, translated as MAFQLPNLPYAYDALEPHIDARTMEIHHTKHHNGYTTKLNNAIEGTDLDGKSIEDILKNLDMGNGAVRNNGGGYFNHSLFWEILSPDGGGKPSGDLASAIDDAFGSFDKFKEAFSNAAATRFGSGWAWLCVHPGGKVEVCSSPNQDNPLMPGVGCGGYPILGIDVWEHAYYLNYQNRRPDYIEAFFNLINWSKVSENFAAHK; from the coding sequence ATGGCATTTCAACTTCCGAATTTACCCTATGCGTACGATGCGCTCGAACCGCATATCGACGCGCGTACCATGGAAATCCACCATACGAAACACCACAACGGTTATACGACCAAATTAAACAACGCCATCGAAGGAACCGACCTGGACGGGAAGTCCATCGAGGACATTCTCAAAAACCTGGACATGGGCAACGGAGCCGTCCGCAATAACGGCGGCGGCTACTTCAACCACTCCCTGTTTTGGGAAATCCTCTCCCCGGATGGTGGCGGAAAGCCTTCGGGCGACCTCGCCTCGGCCATCGACGACGCTTTTGGGTCATTCGATAAGTTCAAAGAGGCGTTCAGCAATGCGGCAGCTACCCGGTTCGGGTCGGGATGGGCCTGGCTGTGCGTCCACCCGGGAGGTAAAGTGGAGGTTTGCTCCAGCCCCAATCAGGATAATCCCCTCATGCCCGGTGTGGGATGCGGCGGTTACCCCATTTTGGGCATCGACGTCTGGGAGCACGCCTACTACCTGAATTACCAGAACCGGCGCCCCGACTACATCGAGGCATTTTTCAACCTGATCAACTGGAGCAAGGTGTCTGAAAATTTTGCCGCACATAAATAA
- a CDS encoding UvrD-helicase domain-containing protein: protein MTPPGEAFRIYSASAGSGKTYTLTREYLKLLLSGQGGQPFREILAITFTNKAVGELKNRILDSLEAFAGVRDEAGRPVLFRDLQDELGTDRETLARRSGRVLQEILHNYAFFDVSTIDRFNHRILRTFARDLQLPANFEVVLDTDALLEQAVENLILQAGEVPALTRVLIDYALEKSADDRSWDIARDLADTGKLLFNENHREYLDTFRGKGMADFVRLRESLAAMRDECEADLLRTTSEILRVIENNELERLDFSRGYFPDFIRKVNAGDFDQNFDAAWKREFAEKPLYSKKTPEDTKALLDGLHPEFARQFETIRLRIYQRAFLSNAYQNSAPFTVLGLLQLELQRIQEADSLLPVARFNSIIAEELAGQPAPYIYERLGEKYRHYFIDEFQDTSELQWKNLVPLIGNALEGEDQQGRHGSLVLVGDVKQAIYRWRGGKAEQFLGLIQGPGNPFSIDPTRAPLEKNFRSSQTIVDFNNDFFSVLSSRLSNEAYSRLFLDGNRQLAHSRQPGWVEIQFQDPDAADSETAYLDRTVEILERLRGEGYRLGDICVLTRRRKDGVALSDRLLAEGIPVISSETLLLANHPTVRFLVDLLRLLQDPSDPNHAYGVLSFLAPAGAGTHAWIRNHLGDTGELLVQEWSFDPGVMRLKPAYDILEEAIRNFRLGGAADAYLFALLEHALDASRNGDVSPGTFLEYWDSKKDKLSIAAPENPDALRLMTIHSAKGLEFPVVIFPFADSQIYGGKNPKLWLPVDPESFCGFSYLQISSRKEVEHYGAAAAACYREEREKLELDAFNVLYVAHTRAIHALFVLTGKAPDGETREPARYTDLYASYLRATGKWEDATCTYTFGSPAPAPGHREFPVRSPLPLGYSSRDAGRLRVVTRSGRLWDSAQEAAAAYGNTLHLALSLIRTAADLPGVIPRLVGEGLLPAEEKESLARLLEQVVHHPELAPYFEEGAEIYNERDIILRNKVILRPDRLVIQEGRAVIIDYKTARPAPGHRDQLRGYASAIEEMGLKIDRALLVYITDNGIQTETL, encoded by the coding sequence ATGACGCCACCAGGGGAAGCATTCCGGATATACAGTGCCTCGGCCGGGTCCGGCAAGACCTATACGCTTACCCGGGAATACCTGAAGCTGTTGCTTTCCGGCCAGGGCGGGCAACCCTTCCGGGAGATCCTCGCCATCACTTTCACCAATAAAGCGGTAGGGGAATTAAAAAACCGCATCCTCGACAGCCTGGAAGCCTTTGCGGGCGTCCGGGACGAAGCCGGCCGGCCCGTCTTGTTCCGGGACCTCCAGGACGAATTGGGGACCGACCGGGAAACGCTCGCCCGACGATCCGGGCGGGTGCTGCAGGAAATCCTGCACAATTACGCCTTCTTCGACGTGTCCACCATCGACCGGTTCAACCACCGCATCCTCCGGACTTTTGCCCGCGACCTGCAACTGCCGGCCAATTTTGAAGTCGTCCTGGATACGGATGCGCTGCTGGAACAGGCCGTGGAAAACCTGATCCTGCAGGCTGGGGAAGTGCCGGCACTCACCCGCGTACTGATCGACTACGCCCTTGAAAAATCCGCCGACGACCGCAGTTGGGATATCGCCAGGGACCTGGCCGATACGGGCAAGTTGCTCTTCAACGAAAACCATCGGGAATACCTGGATACCTTCCGCGGAAAGGGAATGGCGGATTTTGTCCGGCTCCGGGAAAGCCTGGCCGCCATGCGGGACGAATGCGAAGCCGACCTCCTCCGGACTACCTCCGAAATCCTCCGCGTTATTGAAAACAACGAGCTGGAACGCCTGGACTTCTCCCGGGGTTATTTCCCGGATTTTATCCGCAAGGTCAACGCCGGGGATTTTGACCAGAATTTCGACGCAGCGTGGAAGCGGGAATTTGCCGAAAAGCCCCTTTACAGCAAAAAGACGCCGGAGGACACAAAAGCATTGCTGGACGGGCTGCACCCGGAATTTGCCCGGCAGTTCGAAACCATCCGTTTGCGAATCTACCAGCGCGCGTTCCTGAGCAATGCTTATCAGAATAGCGCGCCGTTTACGGTCCTGGGGTTGCTGCAACTGGAACTGCAGCGGATACAGGAGGCGGACAGCCTGCTTCCCGTGGCGCGGTTTAACAGCATCATCGCCGAGGAACTGGCCGGCCAGCCCGCTCCCTACATATACGAACGGTTGGGCGAAAAATACCGACACTACTTTATCGATGAATTTCAGGACACCTCGGAACTGCAGTGGAAAAACCTGGTTCCGCTGATCGGGAATGCCCTGGAAGGGGAAGACCAGCAGGGCCGGCACGGCTCGCTGGTTCTCGTCGGGGACGTCAAACAAGCCATCTACCGGTGGCGCGGCGGTAAAGCCGAACAGTTCCTGGGCCTGATACAGGGCCCCGGCAACCCATTCTCCATCGACCCTACCCGGGCACCGCTTGAAAAAAACTTCAGAAGCTCCCAAACCATCGTAGACTTCAACAACGACTTTTTCTCGGTCCTCAGTTCCCGGCTCAGCAATGAGGCCTACAGCCGGTTGTTCCTCGATGGCAATCGCCAACTGGCGCATTCCCGTCAACCCGGGTGGGTGGAGATTCAATTCCAGGACCCCGACGCAGCAGACAGCGAAACGGCTTACCTGGACCGAACGGTTGAAATCCTGGAGCGCCTCAGGGGGGAGGGGTACCGGCTGGGTGACATCTGCGTCCTGACCCGGAGGCGGAAGGACGGGGTAGCGCTATCCGACCGGTTGCTGGCCGAAGGCATTCCGGTTATCTCCTCGGAAACCCTGTTGCTAGCCAACCATCCGACGGTCCGGTTCCTGGTAGATTTGCTCCGCCTCCTGCAGGACCCGTCCGACCCGAACCACGCCTATGGCGTACTTTCCTTCCTGGCCCCCGCCGGGGCAGGCACGCATGCGTGGATCCGCAACCACCTCGGGGATACCGGGGAATTGCTGGTGCAGGAATGGTCTTTTGACCCGGGGGTCATGCGGCTGAAGCCAGCCTATGATATTTTGGAGGAGGCCATCCGCAACTTCCGCCTGGGGGGAGCTGCCGACGCCTACCTGTTTGCACTCCTGGAACACGCCCTGGATGCCTCCCGAAACGGGGATGTCTCCCCGGGGACCTTCCTGGAATACTGGGACAGCAAAAAAGACAAACTGAGTATCGCAGCCCCCGAAAACCCGGATGCCCTCCGCCTGATGACCATCCACAGTGCCAAGGGTCTCGAGTTCCCGGTGGTCATCTTCCCGTTCGCGGATTCGCAGATTTACGGGGGAAAGAACCCGAAGCTCTGGCTCCCGGTGGACCCGGAGAGTTTCTGCGGGTTCTCCTACCTGCAAATCAGTTCCCGCAAGGAGGTGGAGCACTATGGGGCGGCGGCGGCAGCATGCTACCGGGAGGAGCGGGAAAAACTGGAGCTCGACGCCTTCAATGTCCTCTACGTGGCCCATACGCGGGCCATCCACGCCCTATTTGTCCTGACCGGGAAAGCGCCCGATGGGGAAACCCGCGAACCCGCCCGTTACACCGACCTGTATGCCAGCTATCTCCGCGCTACCGGAAAATGGGAGGACGCCACCTGTACCTACACCTTCGGATCCCCGGCCCCGGCCCCGGGACACCGCGAATTTCCGGTACGCAGTCCCTTACCCCTGGGATATTCTTCAAGGGATGCCGGGCGCCTCCGGGTCGTCACGCGGTCCGGCCGGCTTTGGGACAGCGCCCAGGAAGCTGCTGCAGCCTACGGGAATACGCTCCACCTGGCCCTGAGCCTGATCCGTACGGCAGCGGACCTGCCCGGGGTGATCCCGCGGCTTGTCGGGGAGGGGTTGCTGCCGGCAGAGGAAAAGGAGTCCCTGGCCAGGCTGCTGGAACAAGTGGTCCACCACCCGGAGCTCGCCCCGTATTTTGAGGAAGGGGCAGAGATTTACAACGAAAGGGACATCATTCTCCGAAATAAGGTAATTTTGCGCCCGGACCGGTTGGTAATTCAAGAGGGAAGGGCAGTAATCATCGATTACAAAACCGCCCGGCCTGCCCCCGGACACCGGGACCAGCTGCGGGGCTACGCCTCCGCCATCGAAGAAATGGGGCTGAAAATCGACCGGGCACTGCTGGTCTACATCACAGACAACGGAATCCAAACAGAAACCCTTTAA
- a CDS encoding OmpA family protein, which produces MKQLSRLLVVGLLVLGFNNIQAQDENNPWQISFGVNAIDVYPTNDSDAAYPTGSLFSEYFNANDHWNILPSISYVHVSKYIGDGFAVGVRGSLNRISKLGDVSADDLSHYAVDGTIKYNILKNTKIDPFVEVGGGYTWVDEIGAGTVNGGIGVNYWFTDFIGLTLQTQYKHAFEDYGVKHFQHLAGVSIRFGGTDTDGDGIYDKDDACPEVAGLEAFNGCPDSDGDGIEDAKDACPNEAGSMEMNGCPDADGDGVADKDDACPNEAGLPALSGCPDADGDGVADKDDECPSEAGPAENNGCPWPDTDGDGVLDKDDECPDTAGTVANNGCPEVTEEVQAQLNEYARTILFDTGKASLKPESTRVFVDIIRILDQYPNSRFTVEGHTDSVGSNSLNQKLSEERANSVRDFLINEGIDASRLEAVGYGEERPIATNNTRAGRTQNRRVEINLIKE; this is translated from the coding sequence ATGAAACAGCTTAGCAGATTATTGGTTGTTGGCCTACTCGTTTTAGGGTTTAACAACATACAAGCACAGGATGAGAATAATCCCTGGCAAATAAGCTTCGGTGTGAACGCCATTGACGTTTACCCCACCAACGATTCAGATGCCGCTTACCCGACGGGATCCCTTTTCAGTGAGTACTTCAACGCGAACGACCACTGGAACATCCTGCCTTCCATCTCTTATGTTCATGTATCGAAATATATCGGTGATGGATTTGCAGTAGGTGTCCGTGGATCGCTGAACCGCATCTCCAAGCTCGGGGATGTTTCTGCCGACGATCTTTCGCACTATGCTGTAGATGGTACCATCAAGTACAATATTCTGAAAAATACCAAGATCGATCCTTTCGTTGAAGTAGGTGGTGGTTACACCTGGGTTGACGAAATCGGAGCCGGTACGGTTAATGGAGGTATCGGTGTGAACTACTGGTTTACCGACTTTATCGGTCTGACCCTCCAAACACAATACAAGCACGCCTTCGAAGATTACGGCGTGAAGCACTTCCAGCACCTGGCCGGTGTCTCTATTCGCTTTGGCGGAACCGACACGGACGGTGACGGTATCTACGACAAAGACGATGCCTGCCCCGAAGTTGCCGGACTGGAAGCCTTTAACGGTTGCCCGGATTCTGACGGAGACGGAATCGAAGATGCCAAGGATGCCTGCCCGAACGAGGCCGGATCCATGGAGATGAACGGATGCCCCGATGCTGACGGAGACGGTGTTGCCGACAAGGACGATGCCTGCCCGAACGAAGCTGGTCTGCCGGCTCTTTCCGGATGCCCCGATGCTGACGGAGACGGCGTTGCCGACAAGGACGATGAGTGTCCTTCTGAAGCAGGTCCTGCTGAAAACAACGGATGCCCCTGGCCGGATACTGACGGCGACGGTGTCCTCGACAAAGACGACGAGTGCCCGGATACTGCCGGAACTGTAGCCAACAACGGCTGCCCGGAAGTAACTGAAGAAGTACAGGCCCAGCTTAACGAGTACGCCCGTACGATCCTCTTCGACACCGGAAAAGCTTCTCTGAAGCCCGAGTCCACCCGCGTATTCGTAGACATTATCCGGATCCTGGATCAGTACCCGAACAGCCGCTTCACCGTTGAAGGTCACACCGACAGCGTGGGCAGCAACTCACTGAACCAGAAACTCTCCGAAGAGCGCGCCAACTCTGTACGCGACTTCCTGATCAACGAAGGCATCGATGCCTCTCGCCTGGAAGCTGTAGGTTACGGTGAAGAGCGCCCGATCGCCACCAACAACACCCGTGCCGGTCGTACGCAGAACCGTCGGGTTGAGATCAACCTCATCAAGGAGTAA
- the purN gene encoding phosphoribosylglycinamide formyltransferase codes for MPKNIILFASGSGSNAENLTKYFERDPRVRIRAVLGNNLQAGVVERCKRLGLPFYGFNRAAFEDPGGFVGVLRSFDPDLIVLAGFLWKVPGEVVRAFPDAIINIHPALLPAYGGKGMYGMHVHRAVVQDGAKRTGITVHYVNEAYDEGAVIMQQEIPVTSGDTPESVAEKVHALEYEYFPKAVESVLFPGHG; via the coding sequence ATGCCTAAAAACATCATTTTATTTGCCTCGGGTTCAGGCTCCAACGCAGAGAATCTTACGAAATATTTCGAACGCGACCCCCGGGTCCGGATCCGGGCCGTGCTGGGCAACAACCTGCAGGCCGGGGTGGTTGAAAGGTGTAAGCGCCTGGGGCTCCCGTTCTACGGTTTTAACCGGGCCGCCTTTGAGGATCCCGGCGGGTTCGTGGGGGTGCTGCGCTCCTTTGACCCGGACCTGATTGTACTCGCGGGCTTTTTGTGGAAGGTCCCGGGGGAGGTTGTCCGGGCATTCCCCGACGCCATCATCAATATCCATCCGGCCCTGCTGCCTGCCTACGGGGGCAAGGGGATGTACGGGATGCATGTGCATCGGGCCGTGGTGCAGGACGGGGCGAAGCGCACCGGCATTACCGTGCATTACGTCAACGAGGCCTATGACGAGGGGGCTGTCATCATGCAGCAGGAGATCCCGGTTACCTCCGGGGATACTCCGGAATCGGTAGCCGAAAAAGTGCATGCGCTCGAATACGAGTACTTCCCAAAGGCCGTCGAATCTGTGTTATTTCCAGGCCATGGCTGA
- a CDS encoding ribonuclease H1 domain-containing protein, protein MAEKNKFYVVWKGKKPGVYTSWEACKKQIQGEKGAQYMGFPSRGQAEMAYRAGYREAVARKKRAKGVSPEQLARVGRPNPNSISVDAASSGNPGVMEYQGVDTRTGKRLFHQGPFRQGTNNIGEFLAIVHALAYLKKQGSNRIIYSDSRTAMSWVRKKKCNTKLEETETNRDLFDMVRRAVHWLETNSYETPVVKWETRAWGEIPADFGRK, encoded by the coding sequence ATGGCTGAGAAAAATAAGTTCTACGTGGTATGGAAAGGCAAAAAACCCGGGGTCTATACGAGCTGGGAGGCCTGTAAAAAACAAATCCAGGGGGAAAAGGGAGCCCAGTATATGGGGTTCCCTTCCCGCGGGCAGGCCGAAATGGCTTACCGCGCCGGATACCGGGAAGCCGTTGCCAGGAAGAAACGGGCCAAAGGCGTTTCTCCGGAACAACTGGCCCGGGTTGGCCGGCCCAACCCGAATTCGATTTCCGTGGACGCCGCCTCCAGCGGCAATCCCGGGGTCATGGAGTACCAGGGGGTGGATACCCGGACGGGGAAGCGCCTGTTCCACCAGGGCCCCTTCCGGCAGGGCACCAATAACATCGGGGAATTCCTGGCCATCGTCCACGCCCTGGCCTACCTCAAGAAACAGGGCAGCAACCGCATCATCTATTCGGATTCGCGGACGGCAATGAGCTGGGTGCGAAAGAAAAAATGCAATACGAAACTGGAGGAAACCGAAACCAACCGGGACCTCTTCGACATGGTCCGTCGTGCGGTGCACTGGCTGGAGACCAACTCCTACGAGACCCCTGTGGTTAAATGGGAAACCCGTGCCTGGGGGGAAATCCCCGCCGACTTCGGGCGGAAATAG
- a CDS encoding acyl carrier protein has translation MSDIASRVKAIIVDKLGVDENEVVAEASFTNDLGADSLDTVELIMEFEKEFDIQIPDDQAENIATVGQAISYIEEAK, from the coding sequence ATGTCAGACATTGCATCAAGAGTAAAAGCTATCATTGTTGATAAGCTGGGTGTTGACGAAAATGAGGTGGTTGCTGAAGCAAGCTTTACCAACGACCTGGGGGCGGATTCCTTGGATACGGTAGAGTTGATAATGGAATTTGAAAAGGAATTTGATATCCAGATCCCTGACGATCAAGCAGAAAATATTGCTACTGTAGGCCAGGCTATTAGCTACATCGAGGAGGCCAAGTAG
- a CDS encoding PfkB family carbohydrate kinase has product MGKLLIVGSVAFDAIETPFGKTDKILGGAAPFIGLAASHYRADSAIVSVVGEDFPASYLDLLRERGIDVSGIEVVPGGKTFFWSGRYHNDLNMRDTLVTELNVMADFQPVVPEAYRDADIVMLGNLHPDIQLSVIGQMDSRPKLTVLDTMNYWMDNTLDTLLQVIGKVDVITINDEEARQLSGEYSLVKAAEAIHEMGPRYVVIKKGENGALLFNDSRIFFAPALPLEEIFDPTGAGDTFAGGFTGYLAQTQNISFNNLRNAVIHGSNLASFCVERFGTERLIQLRPQDIDQRLERFRELTQFDIEVK; this is encoded by the coding sequence ATGGGGAAATTATTGATCGTGGGTTCAGTGGCATTCGACGCCATCGAAACCCCCTTCGGAAAAACGGATAAAATACTCGGGGGGGCCGCCCCCTTTATCGGCCTGGCTGCCTCCCACTACCGTGCGGACAGCGCCATCGTCTCCGTGGTCGGGGAGGATTTCCCGGCCAGCTACCTGGACCTGCTGCGCGAGCGGGGCATCGACGTCAGCGGCATTGAAGTGGTGCCCGGCGGCAAAACCTTTTTCTGGAGCGGCCGGTACCACAACGACCTGAACATGCGGGATACCCTGGTTACCGAACTGAACGTGATGGCGGATTTCCAACCCGTGGTCCCGGAAGCCTACCGGGATGCGGATATCGTTATGCTGGGCAACCTGCACCCGGACATTCAGCTGAGCGTCATCGGCCAGATGGATTCCCGGCCGAAGCTCACCGTGCTCGACACGATGAATTACTGGATGGACAACACCTTGGATACCCTGCTGCAAGTCATCGGGAAGGTAGATGTCATCACCATCAACGACGAGGAGGCCCGCCAGCTCAGCGGGGAGTATTCCCTGGTAAAGGCAGCCGAGGCCATCCACGAAATGGGACCGCGCTACGTGGTGATCAAAAAAGGGGAAAACGGCGCGTTGCTCTTTAACGACAGCCGGATCTTTTTTGCCCCGGCCCTGCCCCTGGAGGAGATCTTTGACCCGACGGGTGCAGGCGACACCTTTGCCGGAGGCTTTACCGGATACCTGGCACAGACACAAAACATCTCCTTCAACAACCTGCGCAACGCGGTGATCCACGGATCCAACCTGGCGTCGTTCTGCGTGGAGCGTTTTGGCACGGAACGGCTGATCCAACTCCGGCCACAGGACATCGACCAAAGGCTGGAGCGGTTCAGGGAACTGACCCAGTTTGATATAGAAGTTAAATAA
- a CDS encoding amidophosphoribosyltransferase, with protein MSDAIKHECGISLIRLLKPLEYYQEKYGSAFYGVNKMYLMMEKQHNRGQDGAGFASIKLDMRPGERYMSRVRSNASQPIQDIFDQINARINTSLKEHPEAVNDVAWQKRNIPYVGELLLGHVRYGTFGKNSIESVHPFLRQNNWMHRNLIVAGNFNMTNVNELFDNLVQLGQHPKELADTVTVMEKIGHFLDDAVAKIYKQIKKEGYTKMEASPMIAERLKVSKILRKSSKNWDGGYAMAGLLGHGDAFVLRDPSGIRPVYHYADDEVVVVASERPAIQTVFNTAYEEVQELPPGHAIIVKKDGDVRIRQIQEPRERKACSFERIYFSRGNDKEIYQERKELGKLLFPQILEAIDHDIKHTVFSYIPNTAETSFLGMLREAQNYLNKKKEEQILALGPDITSEELHNILEVRPRIEKVAIKDAKLRTFITQDSSRDDLVAHVYDISYGSVNKGDYLAIIDDSIVRGTTLKKSILRILDRLGPRKIIVISSAPQIRYPDCYGIDMAKLEDFIAFRAALELHRERGSMDVVDSIYEKCKEQLANPEREAVNHVKEFYAPFRTQELSDKIAELLSPPEIRAEVQIIYQTISNLHKACPDNLGDWYFTGDYPTPGGNRVVNQAFVNFHEGKNQRAY; from the coding sequence ATGAGTGACGCCATCAAGCACGAATGCGGGATTTCCCTCATTCGCCTCCTCAAACCCCTGGAATACTACCAGGAAAAATACGGCTCGGCCTTTTATGGGGTAAATAAAATGTACCTCATGATGGAGAAGCAGCACAACCGCGGGCAGGACGGGGCGGGCTTCGCCAGCATCAAACTCGACATGCGCCCCGGGGAGCGCTATATGAGCCGCGTACGTTCCAATGCGTCCCAGCCCATCCAGGATATCTTCGACCAGATCAACGCCCGGATCAATACCTCCCTAAAGGAGCACCCGGAAGCCGTCAATGACGTCGCGTGGCAAAAACGGAACATCCCCTACGTGGGCGAACTGCTCCTGGGCCATGTGCGATACGGAACTTTTGGGAAGAACAGCATCGAAAGCGTCCACCCGTTCCTCCGGCAGAACAACTGGATGCACCGAAACCTGATCGTCGCCGGCAATTTCAACATGACCAACGTCAACGAACTGTTCGACAACCTGGTGCAACTCGGGCAGCACCCCAAGGAACTGGCCGACACGGTTACCGTTATGGAGAAGATCGGGCATTTTCTGGACGATGCGGTGGCCAAGATCTACAAGCAGATCAAGAAGGAGGGATACACCAAGATGGAAGCTTCGCCCATGATTGCCGAACGCCTGAAGGTGTCCAAGATATTGCGGAAGTCCTCCAAGAACTGGGACGGCGGTTATGCGATGGCCGGGCTGCTAGGCCACGGCGACGCCTTTGTCCTGAGGGACCCCTCCGGGATCCGTCCCGTCTACCATTATGCCGACGACGAAGTGGTGGTGGTTGCATCCGAACGGCCGGCCATCCAGACGGTTTTCAACACGGCCTATGAGGAGGTTCAGGAACTGCCGCCGGGCCACGCCATCATCGTCAAAAAAGACGGGGATGTACGCATCCGGCAGATCCAGGAACCCCGGGAGCGAAAAGCCTGTTCCTTTGAACGCATCTATTTTTCAAGGGGCAACGACAAAGAAATCTACCAGGAGCGGAAGGAACTCGGGAAACTCCTCTTTCCGCAGATCCTCGAAGCCATTGACCACGACATCAAACACACGGTTTTCTCATATATCCCGAATACAGCGGAAACCTCCTTCCTGGGGATGCTCCGGGAGGCCCAGAATTACCTGAACAAGAAAAAAGAGGAACAAATCCTCGCCCTGGGCCCCGATATCACCAGCGAGGAGCTGCACAACATCCTGGAGGTGCGCCCGCGCATTGAGAAAGTGGCCATCAAAGATGCCAAACTCCGGACCTTTATTACCCAGGACAGCAGCCGGGACGATCTGGTGGCCCACGTATACGATATTTCCTATGGCTCCGTGAACAAGGGCGACTACCTGGCAATAATCGACGACAGCATCGTGCGGGGGACCACCCTGAAAAAGAGCATCCTGCGGATCCTCGATAGGCTGGGGCCCCGAAAAATTATCGTGATATCCTCCGCCCCGCAGATCCGCTACCCGGATTGCTACGGTATCGACATGGCCAAACTCGAGGACTTCATCGCCTTCAGGGCTGCCCTGGAGCTGCACCGGGAAAGGGGAAGCATGGACGTCGTGGACAGCATCTACGAAAAATGCAAGGAGCAGCTGGCCAATCCGGAACGGGAAGCCGTTAACCATGTCAAGGAATTCTACGCCCCGTTCAGGACTCAGGAATTATCCGACAAGATTGCCGAATTGCTCAGCCCTCCCGAGATCCGGGCGGAAGTTCAGATCATCTACCAGACCATCAGCAACCTGCACAAAGCCTGCCCGGACAACCTGGGCGATTGGTATTTTACCGGAGACTACCCGACCCCCGGCGGCAACCGGGTGGTAAACCAGGCATTCGTCAATTTCCACGAGGGAAAAAACCAGCGCGCTTACTAA
- the kbl gene encoding glycine C-acetyltransferase, producing the protein MYGKIQEHLKNELEDIRQAGLFKEERVITSAQGPVIRISTGQEVLNFCANNYLGLSAHPEVVRAAKDTLDSHGFGMSSVRFICGTQDIHKKLEQTIADFYGTEDTILYAAAFDANGGVFEPLLGPEDAIISDSLNHASIIDGVRLCKAMRYRYANADMASLEEQLQKAQEDGARFKVIVTDGVFSMDGLLAPLDEICDLAEKYDALVMIDECHATGFIGETGIGTLEEKGVLGRIDIITGTLGKALGGAMGGYTTGKKEIIEMLRQRSRPYLFSNSLAPAIVGASIKVFELLSRDDSLKKTLDRNTAYFKKGMKALGFDIVDGESAIVPVMLYDAKLSQEMAERLLEKGIYVIGFFYPVVPKGKARIRVQLSAAHELEHLDRAIMAFKEVGRDLGVI; encoded by the coding sequence ATGTACGGGAAAATACAAGAACACCTGAAAAACGAACTGGAGGACATCCGCCAGGCAGGGCTATTTAAGGAAGAGCGCGTCATCACAAGTGCCCAGGGGCCTGTGATCCGGATTTCCACGGGGCAGGAAGTGCTGAATTTCTGCGCCAACAACTACCTGGGCCTCTCCGCCCACCCGGAAGTGGTCCGCGCCGCCAAGGATACGCTCGACAGCCACGGGTTCGGGATGTCTTCCGTCCGCTTTATCTGCGGCACCCAGGACATCCACAAAAAACTGGAACAGACCATTGCGGATTTTTACGGAACCGAGGATACCATATTATATGCGGCGGCCTTCGACGCCAACGGCGGGGTATTCGAACCGCTGCTCGGGCCTGAGGATGCCATCATTTCCGATTCGCTGAACCACGCCTCGATCATCGACGGGGTACGCCTCTGCAAGGCCATGCGGTACCGGTATGCCAATGCGGATATGGCCTCCCTGGAGGAACAGCTCCAAAAGGCCCAGGAGGACGGGGCCCGGTTCAAGGTCATCGTCACCGACGGGGTCTTCTCCATGGACGGCCTGCTGGCCCCCCTGGACGAGATCTGCGACCTGGCCGAAAAATACGATGCCCTGGTCATGATCGACGAATGCCATGCCACCGGCTTTATCGGGGAGACCGGCATCGGCACCCTGGAGGAAAAAGGGGTGCTCGGCCGCATCGACATCATCACCGGCACCCTGGGCAAGGCGCTGGGGGGCGCCATGGGCGGGTACACCACCGGGAAAAAGGAAATAATCGAAATGCTCCGGCAGCGGTCCCGGCCGTATCTGTTTTCCAACAGCCTCGCACCGGCCATCGTCGGCGCCTCCATCAAGGTGTTCGAACTGTTGTCCCGGGACGATTCCCTGAAAAAAACCCTGGACCGGAATACCGCGTATTTCAAAAAAGGGATGAAGGCGCTCGGGTTTGATATCGTCGACGGGGAGTCCGCCATCGTCCCGGTGATGCTTTACGACGCGAAACTGTCCCAGGAAATGGCCGAAAGACTGCTGGAAAAAGGCATCTATGTGATCGGGTTTTTCTATCCCGTGGTGCCCAAGGGGAAGGCCCGGATTCGGGTCCAGTTATCCGCTGCACACGAGCTCGAACACCTCGACAGGGCCATCATGGCATTCAAGGAAGTGGGCAGAGATCTCGGGGTCATCTGA